Proteins from a genomic interval of Candidatus Polarisedimenticolia bacterium:
- the corA gene encoding magnesium/cobalt transporter CorA, which yields MTRPHKRYQKPGTSPGTLRPPDVAPAEKPQITVIEYTPDEVKERSLESVEGPLPAPESGAVAWINVTGLHDVDLLQRLGTRFGLHPLALEDVLNTGQRPKLEEFEDHCFIVMKDVSLKEGLRSEQVTLFLGKGWVLTLQEWPGDPFEPVRERIRKGKGRIRKMGADYLAYALVDALVDGAFPVLEMLGERVEELELELVSNPNRRTLQEIHRVKRDLLYLRRSVWPQREVINALMREDSPLVRRETRIYLRDCYDHTIQIMDMLETYRDLAGGMLEVYLSSVSNRLNEIMKILTMLASIFIPLTFIVGVYGMNFNTAVSPWNMPELNWYWGYPAVLLVMIAVVAVMLLLFRRRGWI from the coding sequence ATGACCCGACCCCACAAGCGCTACCAAAAGCCCGGGACTTCTCCGGGAACGCTTCGGCCTCCCGACGTGGCCCCGGCGGAAAAACCGCAGATCACCGTGATCGAATACACCCCCGACGAGGTGAAGGAACGCAGCCTCGAGTCGGTGGAGGGGCCGCTCCCGGCGCCGGAAAGCGGAGCGGTCGCCTGGATCAACGTCACCGGCCTCCACGACGTGGATCTCCTCCAGCGATTGGGCACCCGCTTCGGATTGCACCCGCTCGCCTTGGAGGACGTCCTGAATACGGGGCAGCGCCCGAAGCTCGAGGAGTTCGAGGACCATTGTTTCATCGTCATGAAGGACGTGAGCCTGAAGGAAGGCCTCCGGTCGGAGCAAGTCACGCTCTTCTTAGGGAAAGGATGGGTCCTGACGCTTCAGGAGTGGCCCGGCGATCCTTTCGAGCCGGTCCGGGAGAGGATTCGCAAAGGGAAAGGGCGGATCCGGAAGATGGGGGCCGATTACCTCGCCTATGCCCTGGTCGACGCCCTGGTGGACGGGGCGTTTCCGGTCCTCGAGATGCTCGGAGAGCGGGTCGAGGAGCTGGAGCTGGAACTGGTGTCGAATCCCAACCGGCGGACGCTGCAGGAAATCCACCGCGTCAAGCGCGATCTTCTCTACTTGCGGCGCTCGGTGTGGCCGCAGCGTGAGGTGATCAACGCGCTGATGCGGGAGGACTCGCCGCTCGTGCGGCGCGAGACGCGGATCTACCTGCGGGACTGTTACGACCACACCATCCAGATCATGGACATGCTCGAGACCTACCGGGATCTCGCGGGAGGGATGCTGGAAGTCTACCTCTCCAGCGTCAGCAACCGGCTGAACGAGATCATGAAGATCCTGACGATGCTGGCCTCGATCTTCATCCCCCTCACGTTCATCGTCGGCGTCTACGGCATGAACTTCAACACCGCGGTGAGCCCCTGGAACATGCCGGAGCTGAACTGGTACTGGGGCTATCCCGCCGTCCTGCTGGTCATGATCGCCGTCGTGGCCGTCATGCTCCTGCTGTTTCGCAGGAGAGGCTGGATCTGA
- a CDS encoding DUF4097 family beta strand repeat-containing protein, whose translation MRSPSLALAFLSVLALASPARAAEATRILKAELPASVTGRFRVENLAGAMRIVPGAGDQVTAVASVHAESDTLAAMIRFERVSEAGTPTLRVIYPLDEHGTLRYDPKKTDRSFLGLFGGGSTTTKYDGRKVRISGSEGVVMYADVEIRVPSAPSLEAVFRNDVGRLHASGIAGKIRFDSSGGDIDLDHLKGEISADTGSGDVKAADLSGSFSCDTGSGNCTLTSFQGDRLKFDVGSGDVRVGSSQVRQISADTGSGDIRISASDLESFAADTGSGDVVLEGEGGRLAKVTADTGSGDVTLRLAADATFEARADQGSGDIRMEYRDAEAIVERKQVVGYRRGDSRIRIDVSTGSGDLTIGPMR comes from the coding sequence ATGCGCAGCCCGTCCCTCGCCCTTGCTTTCTTGTCGGTTCTGGCCCTCGCCTCGCCCGCTCGGGCGGCCGAGGCCACGCGGATCCTCAAGGCGGAGCTTCCGGCGTCCGTCACCGGCCGTTTCCGGGTCGAGAACCTCGCCGGCGCGATGCGGATCGTCCCCGGGGCAGGCGACCAGGTGACGGCGGTCGCCTCCGTCCACGCTGAAAGCGACACGCTCGCGGCCATGATCCGTTTCGAGCGGGTCTCCGAGGCCGGAACCCCCACGCTCCGAGTGATCTATCCGCTCGACGAGCACGGCACCCTCCGCTACGACCCCAAGAAGACGGACCGCTCCTTCCTCGGCCTGTTCGGCGGCGGAAGCACGACCACGAAATACGACGGGCGGAAAGTCCGCATCTCGGGGAGCGAAGGGGTCGTGATGTACGCGGACGTTGAAATCCGAGTTCCCTCGGCACCCTCCCTGGAGGCCGTCTTTCGCAACGACGTGGGACGCCTCCACGCGAGCGGCATCGCGGGGAAGATCCGCTTCGACAGCTCGGGGGGCGACATCGACCTGGATCATCTGAAAGGCGAGATCTCGGCCGACACCGGATCGGGCGACGTGAAGGCGGCCGATCTCTCCGGCTCCTTCTCCTGTGACACCGGCAGCGGAAATTGCACCCTCACGAGCTTCCAGGGCGATCGGCTCAAGTTCGACGTCGGCTCCGGCGACGTCCGGGTCGGCTCGTCGCAGGTGCGGCAGATTTCGGCCGACACCGGATCGGGCGACATCCGGATTTCAGCGAGCGACCTCGAGAGCTTCGCGGCCGACACCGGCTCCGGCGATGTCGTCCTGGAGGGCGAAGGCGGGCGCCTGGCCAAGGTGACGGCCGACACCGGAAGCGGCGACGTGACGCTCCGGCTTGCCGCGGACGCGACGTTCGAGGCCCGCGCCGACCAGGGCAGCGGCGACATCCGGATGGAATACCGCGACGCGGAAGCGATCGTCGAGCGCAAGCAGGTCGTCGGCTACCGCCGAGGCGACTCGCGCATCCGGATCGACGTCAGCACGGGGAGCGGCGATTTGACCATCGGGCCGATGCGGTAG
- the tkt gene encoding transketolase — MESARELDLLCINTIRTLSMDAVEKAKSGHPGLPMGAAAMAYVLWTRHLRYNPVNPSWPGRDRFVLSAGHGSMLLYSLLHLTGFDLPMTEIMRFRQWESRTPGHPEYGMTPGVETTTGPLGQGFGVGVGMALAQRYLAARFNRPGHPVVDYRIYALVSDGDLMEGVASEAASLAGHLKLGNMIYLYDQNHISLDGPTSKSFTEDAQKRFEAYGWQTRSMDGDDLAAVDAALAEAAAEKTRPSLILARTHIGHGSPHKQDTAEAHGSPLGEEEVRLTKKALGWPEDASFLVPPPALAKFREAVARGAALEEEWEAARRGYEKAFPAEAAELARIRSGELPPGWDSDLPRFAAGSKPMATREASGQVITALSGRIPELLGGSADLGGSTLTYLKGSPEFSATDYSGRSLWFGVREHAMGTLLNGMALSGLIPYGGTFLIFSDYMRPSIRLAALMGIRTIYVLTHDSIGLGEDGPTHQPVEVLPALRAIPNLVVIRPADATESVAAWRVAVTRKNGPVALLFSRQKLPVLDRPAVSPGTVERGAYVLSEAQGGDPRLILMASGSEVPLILESQKILQAEPHSIPTRVVSFPSWQLFEEQPRAYRESVLPPLLKARLAVEAAVGMGWERYVGLDGGFLGMTGFGASAPAEELMKQFGFTPENVARRAREIVFKKAPERG; from the coding sequence GTGGAATCCGCTCGAGAACTCGATCTTCTCTGCATCAACACGATTCGGACTCTGAGCATGGACGCCGTCGAGAAGGCCAAGTCGGGGCATCCCGGCCTTCCCATGGGCGCGGCGGCCATGGCCTACGTCCTCTGGACGCGCCACCTGCGCTACAACCCGGTGAATCCCTCCTGGCCCGGACGCGACCGCTTCGTCCTGTCCGCCGGGCATGGCTCGATGCTCCTTTATTCGCTGCTGCACCTGACCGGGTTCGACCTCCCGATGACGGAGATAATGCGTTTCCGGCAGTGGGAGAGTCGAACGCCGGGCCATCCCGAGTACGGAATGACTCCCGGAGTGGAGACCACGACCGGTCCCTTGGGGCAGGGATTCGGAGTCGGCGTGGGAATGGCGCTGGCGCAGCGCTACCTCGCGGCCCGCTTCAATCGCCCGGGACACCCGGTGGTCGATTACCGGATCTACGCGCTGGTCAGCGACGGAGACTTGATGGAGGGAGTCGCCTCCGAAGCGGCCTCGCTGGCGGGACATCTCAAGCTCGGGAACATGATCTATCTCTACGACCAGAACCACATCTCCCTGGACGGTCCGACCTCCAAGTCGTTCACCGAAGACGCCCAGAAGCGCTTCGAGGCCTACGGCTGGCAGACTCGCTCGATGGACGGCGACGATCTGGCGGCGGTCGACGCGGCGCTGGCGGAGGCGGCGGCGGAGAAAACGCGCCCCTCGCTGATCCTCGCCCGCACCCACATCGGCCATGGCAGCCCGCACAAGCAGGACACGGCGGAGGCCCACGGGTCGCCCCTGGGCGAGGAGGAGGTCCGCCTGACGAAAAAAGCGCTGGGCTGGCCCGAGGACGCCAGCTTCCTCGTCCCCCCGCCGGCCCTTGCCAAGTTTCGCGAGGCGGTGGCGCGCGGCGCCGCTCTCGAAGAGGAATGGGAGGCGGCGCGCCGCGGATACGAGAAGGCCTTCCCGGCCGAAGCGGCGGAGCTGGCGAGGATTCGTTCCGGGGAGCTTCCCCCGGGCTGGGACTCCGACCTTCCCCGGTTCGCCGCGGGGTCGAAACCGATGGCCACGCGGGAAGCTTCGGGACAGGTGATTACGGCGCTCTCCGGGAGGATCCCCGAGCTCCTGGGAGGATCGGCCGATCTGGGGGGATCGACCCTCACCTATTTGAAGGGAAGCCCCGAATTCTCCGCAACCGATTATTCGGGCCGCAGCCTCTGGTTCGGAGTCCGCGAGCATGCCATGGGCACCCTCCTGAACGGCATGGCGCTCTCGGGGCTCATCCCCTACGGGGGCACCTTCCTCATCTTCTCCGATTACATGAGGCCGTCGATCCGGCTGGCCGCGCTGATGGGAATCCGCACGATCTACGTGCTCACCCACGACAGCATCGGTCTCGGAGAGGATGGCCCCACGCATCAGCCGGTGGAGGTCCTGCCGGCGCTTCGCGCCATCCCGAACCTGGTCGTCATCCGCCCCGCCGACGCGACGGAGTCGGTGGCGGCCTGGAGAGTAGCCGTGACACGCAAGAACGGCCCCGTGGCGCTGCTTTTTTCCCGGCAGAAGCTTCCCGTCCTCGACCGCCCGGCCGTCTCACCGGGCACGGTGGAGCGGGGAGCCTACGTCCTCTCCGAAGCGCAAGGCGGGGACCCCCGGCTGATCCTGATGGCCTCGGGCTCGGAAGTTCCGCTGATCCTCGAATCCCAGAAGATCCTCCAGGCCGAGCCGCATTCGATTCCCACCCGGGTGGTGAGCTTTCCGAGCTGGCAGCTCTTCGAGGAGCAACCGCGAGCTTACCGGGAAAGCGTCCTTCCCCCCTTGCTCAAAGCGAGGCTCGCGGTGGAGGCCGCCGTGGGAATGGGCTGGGAGCGCTACGTGGGCCTGGACGGAGGCTTTCTCGGGATGACCGGGTTCGGAGCCTCGGCGCCGGCGGAGGAGCTGATGAAACAGTTCGGGTTCACGCCGGAAAACGTCGCGCGGCGCGCCCGGGAGATCGTCTTCAAGAAGGCGCCCGAAAGGGGATGA
- a CDS encoding class D sortase, protein MILVLAGAAAFAAALAGYGTERAWQLSQDSQDPLLPSEAAGRAAPHAGDAFARLSIPRIGLNVTVIEGTRKRDLLRAPGHLVGSAAPGDPDNCIIAGHRDIHFRRLGRVVVGDLIELEAGNKKVKYRVQTVRVVRSGDTSVLAATKEPILTLITCYPFRYVGSAPRRYVVRAVRTDAPVAAL, encoded by the coding sequence GTGATCCTGGTGCTTGCGGGTGCCGCCGCTTTCGCGGCGGCACTCGCGGGCTATGGAACCGAAAGAGCCTGGCAGCTTTCCCAGGACTCGCAGGATCCCCTCCTGCCGTCCGAAGCGGCGGGCCGGGCCGCGCCCCATGCGGGCGACGCTTTCGCCCGGCTGTCCATCCCGCGCATCGGCCTGAACGTGACGGTGATCGAGGGAACGCGGAAAAGGGACCTGCTCCGCGCCCCTGGGCATCTGGTCGGTTCGGCCGCCCCCGGCGATCCCGACAATTGCATCATCGCCGGCCACCGGGACATCCATTTTCGGCGGCTGGGACGCGTCGTGGTCGGAGATCTCATCGAGCTGGAGGCGGGGAACAAGAAGGTGAAGTACCGCGTCCAGACGGTGCGTGTCGTTCGATCCGGCGACACCAGCGTCCTGGCCGCCACGAAGGAGCCGATCCTGACCTTGATCACCTGCTACCCATTCCGCTACGTCGGCTCCGCTCCCCGGCGGTACGTCGTCCGCGCCGTGAGGACCGACGCTCCGGTGGCGGCGCTCTGA
- the fdhD gene encoding formate dehydrogenase accessory sulfurtransferase FdhD: MDAIRRIPADRWQGSARRSAPDTIVVEEPMEVRLGGSPVAVTMRTPGHDFELAAGFLFTEGILSGPEQIGSIAYCSDRRQPERNIVDVLPAEGAKLPEQGWQRSFPATSSCGLCGKSSIEAVRRVAGPLDDPATFLAEAIQDLPERLRADQTLFAETGALHAAALCSPDGSPVLLREDIGRHNAVDKVIGSLFLAGKLPLRGQILFVSGRASFEIVQKALMARIPAVAAVSGVSSLAAELAADSGMALIGFLRGRSMQVYAGGDRIRES, from the coding sequence ATGGATGCGATCCGTAGAATCCCCGCCGATCGATGGCAAGGCTCCGCCCGCCGGAGCGCTCCGGACACCATCGTGGTGGAGGAGCCGATGGAAGTCCGCCTCGGCGGATCGCCGGTGGCGGTGACGATGCGCACCCCGGGCCACGACTTCGAGCTGGCGGCCGGGTTCCTCTTCACGGAAGGCATCCTCTCCGGACCGGAGCAGATCGGCTCGATCGCCTATTGCTCGGACCGCCGCCAGCCGGAGCGGAACATCGTCGACGTCCTTCCGGCCGAGGGAGCGAAGCTGCCGGAGCAGGGATGGCAACGATCCTTCCCCGCGACCTCCTCCTGCGGGCTCTGCGGAAAGTCGAGCATCGAGGCGGTGCGACGCGTCGCCGGCCCACTGGACGATCCCGCCACGTTTCTCGCCGAAGCGATCCAGGATCTCCCCGAGCGGCTCCGGGCGGACCAGACCTTGTTCGCGGAGACCGGGGCGCTGCACGCCGCGGCGCTGTGCTCGCCCGACGGGTCGCCGGTGCTCCTGCGGGAAGACATCGGCAGGCACAACGCCGTGGACAAGGTGATCGGCTCACTGTTCCTCGCGGGAAAGCTTCCGCTGCGAGGACAGATCCTCTTCGTGAGCGGCCGGGCCTCGTTTGAAATCGTCCAGAAAGCGCTCATGGCGCGCATCCCCGCGGTCGCGGCGGTTTCGGGGGTCTCGAGCCTGGCCGCCGAGCTGGCTGCCGATTCCGGGATGGCCTTGATCGGTTTTCTGCGCGGCCGGTCCATGCAGGTCTACGCGGGGGGAGATCGGATTCGGGAGTCTTGA
- a CDS encoding MFS transporter: MANRSAALLGLYYFSFFAAAGIYVPYLGLYTRGLGFASLQIGFIAALTPLSKILFPPVWGAIADRTGSRKSLILLTTALSVAAFSLLFVAHGFAAVSLAFLAYAFFHAPILALSETLVLEESARSGFLYGRIRVWGSLGYLLAALILGKVLDLTSLETFVTAFVAVSLLQLGAALGLPAAAAPRAQRTARGILEQLRRKDVVAFLVACTLMEVSHSGYNGFFSIHLSENGYSKSAIGPLVALPVFCEIAAMMVADGWMRRWGSRWMMSLAFGAAVIRWSVLALTTAWVPIALSQTLHALTYGFFHVTAVHAARGFFPAHLQASAQSLYIGLTYGVGGAVGLLAAGHLYDAWGGRVLFLICAGVALLGLPLVLRRNRPEERPSCPTGALTDARLG; encoded by the coding sequence ATGGCGAACCGGAGCGCGGCGTTGCTCGGCCTTTATTACTTTTCGTTCTTCGCCGCAGCGGGGATCTACGTTCCTTACCTGGGACTGTACACTCGCGGGCTGGGATTCGCTTCGCTGCAGATCGGATTCATCGCCGCGCTGACTCCGCTCAGCAAGATCCTCTTTCCTCCGGTCTGGGGAGCGATCGCCGACCGCACGGGTAGCCGGAAAAGCTTGATCCTGCTGACCACCGCGCTGTCGGTGGCGGCGTTCTCGCTCCTCTTCGTCGCCCACGGGTTCGCGGCCGTCTCCCTGGCCTTCCTGGCCTACGCTTTCTTCCATGCCCCCATCCTCGCGTTGAGCGAAACGCTGGTCCTCGAGGAGTCGGCTCGAAGCGGCTTCCTGTACGGGCGGATTCGGGTCTGGGGCTCGCTGGGGTACCTCCTGGCGGCTCTGATACTCGGCAAGGTGCTCGATCTCACTTCCCTCGAGACCTTCGTGACGGCCTTCGTGGCGGTCAGCTTGCTCCAGCTCGGCGCGGCGCTGGGTCTCCCGGCGGCTGCGGCGCCCCGGGCGCAGCGGACGGCGCGCGGGATTCTGGAGCAGCTGCGGCGAAAGGATGTCGTGGCATTCCTTGTCGCGTGCACCCTGATGGAAGTCAGCCACAGCGGGTACAACGGCTTTTTTTCGATTCACCTCTCGGAGAACGGCTACAGCAAGAGCGCCATCGGCCCCCTGGTGGCGCTTCCCGTCTTCTGCGAGATCGCGGCCATGATGGTGGCCGACGGGTGGATGCGGCGGTGGGGCAGCCGCTGGATGATGAGCTTGGCCTTCGGCGCGGCGGTCATCCGGTGGAGCGTGCTCGCCCTGACCACCGCCTGGGTTCCGATCGCGCTCTCCCAGACTTTGCACGCCCTGACGTATGGCTTCTTTCACGTGACGGCCGTGCACGCGGCCCGCGGCTTCTTTCCGGCTCATCTTCAAGCCAGCGCCCAGAGCCTTTACATCGGCCTGACCTACGGAGTCGGAGGAGCCGTCGGCTTGCTGGCGGCGGGACATCTCTACGATGCGTGGGGAGGCAGGGTCCTTTTCCTGATTTGCGCGGGTGTGGCGCTCCTGGGTCTTCCTCTGGTCTTGCGGCGCAACCGGCCGGAGGAGCGGCCGAGCTGCCCGACCGGAGCC